The Kaistella daneshvariae genomic sequence CTCCAAACCAGTATTTTGCTTTTAACGCCAAAATAAAAGACGATAATCTTCTTCGAAATTTCGTTCCGGATCTCACAGCATTCGAGCCGATAACGATGACTGGAAACTACGATGCGGATTCCAGAAAGTTGGAGGTCAATGCACAAATTCCGGAGCTTACCTATGGTGAAAACATCATTAATAATGGCCGTTTACACATAGACAATGAAAATAATGCCTTGGTGTACGAGGTAAGTCTGGCGGAATTCAAAAATAATAGTATTGCCTTGATGAAGGTCAATTTAGCGGGCCATATTCAGGATAATTTGATTTCCTACAAGGCCACGACGAAGGATGAAAAAGATGTGACAAAATTTTTGATTGCCGGAAATGTGGAAAAAGCCGGTGATTTAACCAAAATAAGTCTAAATCCCGACGGTTTAAAATTAAACTACACTGATTGGCAAATATCGCCGGACAATTATATTCAGCTGAGCAGCCGCGGAATTTTCGCCAATAATTTCGCACTTTCGAATGGAAGTAGTGAGATCCGTCTGCAATCGGAAACGAATTCGCCTAACAGCCCGCTGAACGTTTGCATTAAAGATTTTCAGATAGAAACGCTGACAGAACTGGTGAAAAAAGATTCGCTCCTGGTCAAAGGTACCATTAACGGAACTGCGCAACTCCGCAATCTGCAAAATAACATGACCTTTACCACGGATTTGGGGGTTAATGATTTATATGTTTACGGAAGTCCGGCCGGAAATCTTAACATTCATGCCAATAACCAAACGGCGGAGATGATTCGCGCGGACGTTTCGCTCTCCGGTTATGAAAATAATGTTCAGTTGACGGGAACTTATAATACGACCAACAGCGCACTGGATATGAATCTGGATATCAATCGTTTGCAAATGCGGACCGTGCAGGGATTTTCAATGAACGCTATTGAAAATACGGAAGGTTTTCTCTCCGGAAACCTCAGAATCGGTGGCAAAACATCGGCACCCAATGTTTTGGGGACCGTAAAATTCAACGATGTTGGCCTGGGAATCACACAGCTTGGCAGCGATTTCAGAAATATCAATGATGAAATTAAATTTACGAACCGCGGTATTGATTTTAACGATTTTAAAATAAAAGATGATACCGGAAATGCCATCGCGATTGACGGAAGTGTACTCACGCAGACTTACAAGGAATTCGCCTTCAATCTGGAGGTAAATGCGAAAAATTTTAAAGTCGTAGATTCGGAAAAAGACAATGACAAATTGATGTACGGCGTTTTGGCGGTAGATGCGGAATTAAAAATTCGGGGAGATCTGAATTTGCCGAAAATAGACGGAAACCTGGGCGTAACTGATCAAACGGATTTCACCTTCGTTTTGCCGCAAGAATCACCTTCACTGCAGGATCGAGAAGGCATCGTAGAATTTATCGATCAGGATCAGATCGCCTTGCAGGAAACTGTAAAAGCAGATTCGCTGACCAACCAGAGCGATATTAAAGGAATGGACGTAAATGTAAATATTTCGGTGATTAAAGAAGCAAAAATTTCATTGATTATAGACAAAGCTAACGGTGATTTTGTAAAACTGCAGGGCGAAGCGGAGCTCACGGGCGGAATTGATCCGTCAGGGAAAACCACGTTGGTTGGTGTTTACCAAGTAGATCAGGGCGCATATGAAATGTCAGTAAGTTTACTGAAAAGAAAATTCGAAATACAGAAAGGCAGCACGATTACCTGGACAGGCGAGCCGATGACCGCAAACATCGATATTACGGCGGTTTATAAAACCAATGCAGCTCCGCTGGATTTATTGCAGCAGCAATTAACCGGAGTTTCGGGCAGCGAACTGAATCAGTATAAACAGCGCATTCCGTTCAACACTTTATTGATCATGAAAGGTGAGCTGATGAAACCCGTGATCACCTTCGATATAACCACAGACGGAGAAAACAGTTCGGTTTCCGCGGTGGTACTGGATAATACCAAAGCAAAACTGGACCAGCTGCGGCGCGAAGAATCTGAAATGAATAAGCAGGTATTTGCATTGCTTTTGCTGAACCGTTTTATCGGGGAAAATCCCTTTCAAAGCGATACCGGTTTATCTGCTTCTACTTTAGCGAAACAAAGTGTTAGCCGTATATTATCCGAACAGCTGAATAATATCGCAAAAGATCTGATTGGTGGCGTGGAACTGAATTTTGACCTGGAAGCCACCGAAGATTATTCAACCGGAAGCCGAAACGAGCGCACTGATTTAAATTTAGGTTTGACGAAAAGACTTTTCGATGACCGCCTGAAAGTCACCATCGGGAATAACTTCGCGCTTGAAGGCGAGGCACGCAAGAACGAACAGATGACCAATATCGCCGGCGACATCACCATAGATTACAGTTTATCCAAAGACGGCAGGTATATGTTGCGTGCATACCGGAAAAATGATTATCAGGTTGCTTTGCAAGGTCAGATCATCGAAACAGGGATTGGCTTTATCATCACTTTAGATTACGACAAATTCCGGGAGATTTTCGAAAAAAGAAAAAAAACCACCAATTAGCACCTAAAAAATGAAATTGAAAATAAGACATCATCTTTATCAAGTTCTGGCGGCGCTTATGCTTGCGGCGTTTATTACCTCCTGCAGCAATACCAAATTTTTGCAGGAAGGGCAGCTTTTGTACACCGGTGCGAAAATTAACATAAAAAATGATACGCTTACAAAAAAAGAAAAAAATAATCTGGAAGAAGCACTTTTAGATCAGTTACGTCCAAAACCTAATTCTTCTTTTTTGGGATTGCGCCCGAAATTGTATATCTATAATATCACTAAAGAGCCCAAAAAGGATAAAGGTCTGGGGTATTGGCTGAAATATAAAGTAGGGGAAAAACCGGTTTTACTAAGCGATGTCGACCGCGATTTCAATGAGAAAATTATTGTAAACTATTCGGAAAATAAAGGTTTTTTCAATGCGAAAGCGTCGTCGGACACCATTGCTAAAAATAAAAAAGCGCAGGTGATTTACACTTTGAAGCCGGGCGCGCGGTATTTCATCAGTGCTGTAAATTTTCCCAAAGATTCCACGGAAATCAATAAAGAGATCGTTTCCATAGCCGATAAAACTTTTTTGAAGGCCGGAAATCCTTTTGATTTAGATGTCATCAAAGCAGAAAGGGAACGAATTGACGAACATTTAAAGAACAGAGGTTTTTACTATTTCAGTCCGGATAATATTGTCATTCAGGCAGACAGCACCGTAACCGCCGAACCCAAAGTTGAGCTCTTTGTAAAACTGAAAAAAAACACCCCGGAACTGGCAAAAAAACAGTTTACCATTGACAAAACAATTGTTTTCGCTGATTATAATATTGCCGATGTAAAATTGGGAAAATATGAAATTCCCTACAATACAGATTCTTTGGAAATCTATAATAACCTTTACATCATTGATCCGGAACATAAGTTTAAGCCTAAAGTCTTTGACCGTACGCTCTATTTTAACCGCGGTGACCTGTATAACCGAAAAGACCATAATTTATCATTAAACCGCCTGATAAGTTTGGGTGTTTTCAAATTTGTAAAGAACGAATTTATCGTTGCTGATTCTTTAAATCATCAGTTTGATGCGTATTATCTTCTAACGCCGCGTCCTTTTCAATCTTTACGGCTGGAAGCATTAGGAAAAGTAAATTCCGCGAATTATACGGGTGGCGAGGTGAATCTCAACTGGACCCAGCGAAATTTATTTAAAGGCGCGGAGCAGCTGAAAGGTTCAGTTTATGGCGCTTTTGATGTTCAGGTAGGTGGCCCCAAAGATGCCAATAATATTATTCGCGTGGGTGCGAACGCGCAATTATCAATTCCGCGGATTGTGGCACCTTTTAAGTTTAAATCGTCCAGCGCGTATGTTCCGCGAACCAATATAGACATCGGCTATGAATACCTAAGCCGC encodes the following:
- the tamL gene encoding translocation and assembly module lipoprotein TamL, encoding MKLKIRHHLYQVLAALMLAAFITSCSNTKFLQEGQLLYTGAKINIKNDTLTKKEKNNLEEALLDQLRPKPNSSFLGLRPKLYIYNITKEPKKDKGLGYWLKYKVGEKPVLLSDVDRDFNEKIIVNYSENKGFFNAKASSDTIAKNKKAQVIYTLKPGARYFISAVNFPKDSTEINKEIVSIADKTFLKAGNPFDLDVIKAERERIDEHLKNRGFYYFSPDNIVIQADSTVTAEPKVELFVKLKKNTPELAKKQFTIDKTIVFADYNIADVKLGKYEIPYNTDSLEIYNNLYIIDPEHKFKPKVFDRTLYFNRGDLYNRKDHNLSLNRLISLGVFKFVKNEFIVADSLNHQFDAYYLLTPRPFQSLRLEALGKVNSANYTGGEVNLNWTQRNLFKGAEQLKGSVYGAFDVQVGGPKDANNIIRVGANAQLSIPRIVAPFKFKSSSAYVPRTNIDIGYEYLSRTQLYTLHNFKTSFGYLWKENERKEHQLKVLDVTLVAPQNVTEKYLEQIEGNPAKGISANPSLQRVIDKQLIFGPSYSYTYTNTMLPKKNTFYYKGSAELAGTIAGLVSGADAKAGDQKKLFDIPFSQYAKMEHDLRYYRKVSDKSSVASRIIAGVGFPYGNSITIPYVKQFFMGGSNSIRAFRARTLGPGSYDPREQNATFFFDQSGDLKLELNAEYRANIYKFLNAAVFADAGNVWLVNDDPTRPGGKFSKDFLKEIAVGAGVGLRLDFSILILRLDLAMPLRVPYYEEGDRWTFDKINFGDSSWRRDNLILNIAIGYPF
- a CDS encoding translocation/assembly module TamB domain-containing protein, with protein sequence MNVYQKILKYTAIAVAILIVLAIALVLSLQLPAVQNFAKKKLVNYLEEKIHTEVSLERVYVDFPNSLVMENLFLQGQKVDTLLFARKMDVGLNIPKLLKNTADLTSIDLQGVKANVVRNENGTFNFDYILDAFATKDSEESPSKPFIISLDKIKLKDIRVSFIDQQYRNDIALYFKSFETRVKTFDLQQNSYAANEITMDGLRLKLKQDLLEEVADKVTEKVDSLNQQKPMRLALNKLNFTNFNIDYGDENTQTFAKIIFKELSTKINKLDIEHSNFGIENLYLKGADINAKLYLPTTNANAKNSEKTPQSPQKNENLTLALKKFILDDVKVVYDNTALKPTRKGLDFNHLNFSKINTEVRNFAMENGKFSGSVQSAEIQEKSGLNIQKFKTDFVYNDEQAYLKDLYLQTPKTLLRDEIVLNYNSAEQLSANPGEVRILADIKDSKIGFSDILLFSADLRTTIPFNKYPNAIINLNTRLKGTINDLAIQNLELSGIDQLQVKTSGTVKNALDPAKLYYDLNIRQLSSSSKTIYNLVPKNTIPTTVTLPSFLKISGTAKGTTQVINANLKLNSTLGNAAVRASVDMKRKNQERYDVLANLQNLQLGTIIQNKDLGSITGKIAVKGQSFDYKKAVAKVSGNITSVYYDGYTYKNMALKGQITKGNYVINLDSNDPNADLKLFASGNFVEKNPSIKINGSIQKLDLNKLGFYDDPLILAGDIEGDFSSLNPDAPNGFLHLKNFAISDTKNVFPLEEVFLTAVSTLDSNRISLISQVADLELVGKYKLTQIFGSLQQTVNQYYQFQKPGGRNLNIAPNQYFAFNAKIKDDNLLRNFVPDLTAFEPITMTGNYDADSRKLEVNAQIPELTYGENIINNGRLHIDNENNALVYEVSLAEFKNNSIALMKVNLAGHIQDNLISYKATTKDEKDVTKFLIAGNVEKAGDLTKISLNPDGLKLNYTDWQISPDNYIQLSSRGIFANNFALSNGSSEIRLQSETNSPNSPLNVCIKDFQIETLTELVKKDSLLVKGTINGTAQLRNLQNNMTFTTDLGVNDLYVYGSPAGNLNIHANNQTAEMIRADVSLSGYENNVQLTGTYNTTNSALDMNLDINRLQMRTVQGFSMNAIENTEGFLSGNLRIGGKTSAPNVLGTVKFNDVGLGITQLGSDFRNINDEIKFTNRGIDFNDFKIKDDTGNAIAIDGSVLTQTYKEFAFNLEVNAKNFKVVDSEKDNDKLMYGVLAVDAELKIRGDLNLPKIDGNLGVTDQTDFTFVLPQESPSLQDREGIVEFIDQDQIALQETVKADSLTNQSDIKGMDVNVNISVIKEAKISLIIDKANGDFVKLQGEAELTGGIDPSGKTTLVGVYQVDQGAYEMSVSLLKRKFEIQKGSTITWTGEPMTANIDITAVYKTNAAPLDLLQQQLTGVSGSELNQYKQRIPFNTLLIMKGELMKPVITFDITTDGENSSVSAVVLDNTKAKLDQLRREESEMNKQVFALLLLNRFIGENPFQSDTGLSASTLAKQSVSRILSEQLNNIAKDLIGGVELNFDLEATEDYSTGSRNERTDLNLGLTKRLFDDRLKVTIGNNFALEGEARKNEQMTNIAGDITIDYSLSKDGRYMLRAYRKNDYQVALQGQIIETGIGFIITLDYDKFREIFEKRKKTTN